From one Pseudomonas sp. S35 genomic stretch:
- a CDS encoding amino acid permease: MSGPHSSSGELKRGLKNRHIQLIALGGAIGTGLFLGSAGVLKSAGPSMILGYAICGFIAFMIMRQLGEMIVEEPVAGSFSHFAHKYWGGFAGFLSGWNCWILYILVGMSELTAVGKYVHYWWPEIPTWVSAAAFFVLINLINLANVKVFGEAEFWFAIIKVVAIVGMIALGSYLLVSGSGGPQASVSNLWEHGGFFPHGVGGLVMAMAIIMFSFGGLEMLGFTAAEADQPRTVIPKAINQVIYRILIFYIGALVVLLSLTPWDSLLATLNASGDAYSGSPFVQVFSMLGSNTAAHILNFVVLTAALSVYNSGTYCNSRMLLGMAEQGDAPKALAKIDKRGVPVRSILASAAVTLVAVLMNYFIPQHALELLMSLVVATLVINWAMISFSHVKFRQHMNRTGQVPLFKALWYPYGNFVCLAFVVFILVIMLMIPGIQVSVYAIPVWVAFMAVCYWIKNKRSAEAALNTASAALK; encoded by the coding sequence ATGAGTGGACCCCATTCCTCTTCAGGCGAGCTGAAACGCGGCCTGAAAAATCGGCATATCCAATTGATCGCCCTCGGTGGCGCCATCGGCACCGGCTTGTTCCTCGGCTCGGCCGGGGTGCTCAAGTCGGCCGGCCCGTCGATGATCCTGGGCTATGCCATCTGCGGCTTCATCGCCTTCATGATCATGCGCCAACTGGGCGAAATGATCGTCGAAGAGCCGGTCGCCGGTTCCTTCAGCCACTTTGCCCACAAGTACTGGGGCGGTTTCGCCGGCTTCCTGTCGGGTTGGAACTGCTGGATCCTGTACATCCTGGTGGGCATGTCCGAGCTGACGGCCGTCGGCAAATACGTGCATTACTGGTGGCCGGAAATCCCGACCTGGGTCTCGGCGGCAGCGTTCTTCGTGCTGATCAACCTGATCAACCTGGCCAACGTCAAAGTCTTCGGTGAGGCTGAGTTCTGGTTCGCGATCATCAAGGTCGTAGCCATCGTCGGCATGATCGCGTTGGGCAGCTACCTGCTGGTCAGCGGCAGCGGCGGCCCGCAAGCGTCGGTGAGCAACCTGTGGGAGCACGGCGGCTTCTTCCCTCACGGCGTGGGCGGCTTGGTGATGGCCATGGCAATCATCATGTTCTCGTTCGGCGGCCTGGAAATGCTCGGCTTCACCGCCGCAGAAGCCGACCAGCCTCGCACCGTGATCCCCAAGGCGATCAACCAGGTGATCTACCGCATCCTGATCTTCTACATCGGTGCCCTGGTGGTGCTGTTGTCGTTGACACCGTGGGACAGCCTGCTGGCCACGCTCAACGCGTCCGGTGATGCCTACAGCGGCAGCCCGTTCGTGCAGGTGTTCTCGATGCTGGGCAGCAACACTGCTGCGCACATCCTCAACTTCGTGGTCTTGACCGCAGCGTTGTCGGTGTACAACAGCGGCACCTACTGCAACAGTCGCATGCTGCTGGGCATGGCCGAGCAGGGCGATGCACCCAAGGCCTTGGCCAAGATCGACAAGCGTGGGGTGCCGGTACGCTCCATCCTTGCCTCGGCGGCCGTGACCCTGGTGGCGGTACTGATGAACTACTTCATCCCGCAACATGCCCTTGAACTGCTGATGTCCCTGGTGGTGGCCACCCTGGTGATCAACTGGGCGATGATCAGTTTTTCCCACGTCAAGTTCCGCCAGCACATGAACCGCACCGGCCAGGTGCCGCTGTTCAAGGCGTTGTGGTACCCCTACGGCAACTTCGTGTGCCTGGCGTTTGTAGTGTTTATCCTGGTGATCATGCTGATGATCCCGGGGATTCAGGTGTCGGTGTATGCGATCCCGGTGTGGGTGGCGTTTATGGCAGTGTGTTATTGGATCAAGAACAAGCGCAGTGCTGAAGCGGCGTTGAACACCGCGAGTGCGGCGTTGAAGTAA